In Burkholderia gladioli, a genomic segment contains:
- the greB gene encoding transcription elongation factor GreB — translation MNKAFVKESDGDDDDLDHAQPAIPAGAKNYITPAGHKRLRDELLHLIDEERPEVVKLVSWAASNGDRSENGDYIYGKRRLREIDRRIRFLTKRLDLAEVVDASRQESADQVFFGATVDYATEDGEDHTITIVGVDEVDLDHGHVSWVSPIARALLKARIGDTVTLMTPAGPQPIDVLDVRYPAPAA, via the coding sequence ATGAACAAGGCGTTTGTTAAGGAATCGGACGGCGATGACGACGATCTCGACCACGCGCAGCCGGCCATCCCCGCCGGCGCGAAGAACTACATCACGCCGGCCGGCCACAAGCGGTTGCGTGACGAGCTGCTGCACCTGATCGACGAGGAGCGTCCCGAGGTCGTCAAGCTGGTTTCCTGGGCTGCGTCCAACGGTGACCGTTCCGAGAACGGCGACTACATCTACGGCAAGCGGCGGCTGCGCGAGATCGACCGCCGCATCCGCTTCCTGACCAAGCGGCTGGATCTCGCCGAGGTGGTCGACGCGAGCCGGCAGGAGAGCGCCGACCAGGTGTTCTTCGGCGCGACCGTCGACTACGCCACCGAGGACGGCGAGGATCACACCATCACGATCGTCGGCGTCGACGAGGTCGACCTCGATCACGGCCACGTCAGCTGGGTTTCGCCGATCGCGCGGGCGCTGCTGAAGGCGCGTATCGGCGACACCGTCACGCTGATGACGCCGGCCGGCCCGCAGCCGATCGACGTGCTCGACGTGCGCTACCCGGCGCCAGCTGCCTGA
- a CDS encoding porin: protein MKKTLIAAALTGVFATAAHAQSSVTLYGLIDAGITYTNNQGGHSSWSETSGSVNGSRWGLRGNEDLGGGLKAIFVLENGFGINNGTLKQNGREFGRQAFVGLGHTQFGSVTLGRQYDSVVDFIGPLSLTGTQYGGTQFAHPFDNDNLNNSFRVNNSVKYTSVNWNGLKFGGLYGFSNSSQFSNNRVFSGGVSYSYLGFNLAAGYMQLNNDINGLTAPAVSNAAGAVAGDNTFVGKRQRVFGGGLTYTFGPATAGFVFTQTRVNRALGIGGGASGTSAGITLDGTFARFNNYEVNARYALTPALSVAGSWTYTAGFLDGRHPGWNQFNLQTSYALSKRTDVYLQGEYQHVSTDGLALGAYVNGLGGASSTNKQIAVTAGLRHRF, encoded by the coding sequence ATGAAAAAGACTCTGATCGCAGCGGCGCTCACCGGTGTCTTCGCGACCGCCGCCCATGCGCAAAGCAGCGTGACCCTGTACGGCCTGATCGACGCCGGCATCACCTATACCAACAACCAGGGCGGCCACAGCTCCTGGTCGGAAACCAGCGGCTCGGTCAACGGCAGCCGTTGGGGCCTGCGCGGCAACGAGGATCTCGGCGGCGGCCTGAAGGCGATCTTCGTGTTGGAAAACGGCTTCGGCATCAATAACGGCACGCTCAAGCAGAACGGCCGCGAGTTCGGCCGCCAGGCCTTCGTTGGCCTGGGCCACACGCAGTTCGGCTCGGTCACGCTTGGCCGCCAGTACGACAGCGTGGTGGACTTCATCGGGCCGCTGTCGCTGACCGGCACGCAGTACGGCGGCACGCAGTTCGCCCACCCGTTCGACAACGACAACCTCAACAACTCGTTCCGCGTCAACAACTCGGTCAAGTACACCAGCGTCAACTGGAACGGCCTGAAGTTCGGCGGCTTGTACGGGTTCTCGAACAGCAGCCAGTTCTCGAACAACCGCGTGTTCAGCGGCGGCGTGTCGTACAGCTACCTGGGCTTCAACCTGGCAGCCGGCTACATGCAGCTGAACAACGACATCAACGGCCTGACCGCGCCGGCGGTGTCGAACGCGGCCGGCGCCGTCGCCGGCGACAACACCTTCGTCGGCAAGCGTCAGCGCGTGTTCGGTGGCGGCCTGACCTACACCTTCGGTCCAGCCACGGCGGGCTTCGTGTTCACGCAGACGCGCGTGAATCGCGCGCTCGGCATCGGCGGCGGCGCTTCGGGTACCTCGGCCGGCATCACGCTGGACGGCACCTTCGCCCGCTTCAACAACTACGAAGTGAACGCGCGTTACGCGCTGACGCCGGCGCTGTCGGTGGCGGGTTCGTGGACCTACACGGCCGGCTTCCTCGACGGCCGTCATCCGGGCTGGAACCAGTTCAACCTGCAGACCTCGTACGCGCTGTCCAAGCGCACCGACGTGTACCTGCAGGGCGAATACCAGCACGTCAGCACCGATGGCCTGGCGCTGGGCGCCTACGTCAACGGCCTGGGCGGCGCTTCGTCGACCAACAAGCAGATCGCCGTCACGGCCGGCCTGCGCCACCGCTTCTGA
- a CDS encoding cold-shock protein, whose protein sequence is MDTGIVKWFNDAKGFGFITSDNGGEDLFAHFSEIKMDGFKTLKENQRVSFDVKTGPKGKQAANIQAV, encoded by the coding sequence ATGGATACCGGTATCGTGAAATGGTTTAACGATGCTAAGGGCTTCGGCTTTATCACGTCCGACAACGGTGGCGAAGATCTGTTCGCGCACTTCTCGGAAATCAAGATGGACGGCTTCAAGACGCTGAAGGAAAACCAACGCGTTTCGTTCGACGTCAAGACCGGCCCGAAGGGCAAGCAGGCTGCCAATATCCAGGCTGTCTGA
- a CDS encoding exonuclease domain-containing protein, translating into MLDSSSSYPAIDGPLAFVDLETTGGSAADHRITEIGVVEVGPQGVSTWTSLIDPQQPIPAFIQQLTGISDEMVRGAPTFASIAAELFARLEGRLFIAHNASFDRGFLRAEFERAGFAFNPDMLCTVRLSRALFPRESRHGLDALIERHALVPNARHRALADADLVWQFWQRLPSLVPPERLDEQIALTTRRFRLTGDLTEDDLERAPAGFGAYALFGEGDAPLFVGRSVRVRNRLRALLGGERRSARERRLAEQVRRVEWRETGGELGAMLAETAWIAELSPAFNRKAGSKAADARRGLSSAGTPWPFDGPVAIVEGGERAVYHVIDRWRYLGTTPDLSKAAALAAASSAGDDPFNASLCRILQTHLARGLATVLLAPSAAAVASVDD; encoded by the coding sequence ATGCTCGATTCGTCCTCGTCATACCCCGCCATCGACGGCCCGCTCGCCTTCGTCGATCTCGAAACGACCGGCGGATCCGCCGCCGATCACCGGATCACCGAGATCGGCGTGGTCGAGGTCGGGCCGCAAGGGGTGTCCACCTGGACCTCGCTGATCGATCCCCAGCAGCCGATCCCCGCCTTCATCCAGCAGCTCACCGGCATCAGCGACGAGATGGTGCGTGGCGCGCCCACTTTCGCCTCGATCGCGGCCGAGCTGTTCGCGCGGCTCGAGGGCAGGCTCTTCATCGCCCACAACGCCAGCTTCGATCGCGGTTTCCTGCGCGCGGAGTTCGAGCGGGCCGGATTCGCCTTCAATCCCGACATGCTCTGCACCGTGCGCCTGTCGCGCGCGCTGTTTCCGCGCGAGTCGCGCCACGGGCTCGACGCGCTGATCGAGCGGCATGCGCTGGTGCCGAATGCGCGCCATCGCGCACTGGCCGATGCGGACCTGGTCTGGCAGTTCTGGCAGCGCCTGCCGTCGTTGGTGCCGCCCGAGCGGCTCGACGAACAGATCGCGCTGACCACGCGGCGTTTCCGCCTGACGGGCGACCTGACCGAGGACGATCTCGAGCGGGCGCCGGCCGGCTTCGGTGCCTACGCGCTGTTCGGCGAGGGGGATGCGCCCTTGTTCGTCGGGCGCAGCGTGCGCGTGCGCAACCGCCTGCGCGCGTTGCTGGGCGGCGAGCGGCGTTCGGCCAGGGAGCGGCGGCTCGCCGAGCAGGTGCGGCGCGTCGAATGGCGTGAAACGGGAGGAGAGCTGGGCGCAATGCTGGCGGAGACGGCCTGGATCGCCGAACTGTCGCCGGCCTTCAATCGCAAGGCGGGCAGCAAGGCCGCCGACGCCCGCCGCGGCTTGAGCTCGGCGGGCACGCCCTGGCCGTTCGACGGGCCGGTCGCGATCGTCGAGGGCGGCGAGCGCGCCGTCTATCATGTGATCGACCGCTGGCGTTATCTCGGTACGACCCCGGATCTGTCGAAGGCAGCGGCGCTGGCGGCGGCGTCTTCCGCCGGCGACGATCCCTTCAACGCCAGCCTGTGCCGGATCCTGCAGACGCACCTGGCGCGCGGCCTGGCGACGGTGCTCCTGGCGCCGAGCGCGGCGGCCGTCGCATCGGTCGACGATTAG
- a CDS encoding chorismate mutase has product MTSSFRTAIASASLAALLACLPLSAAADGDDTPLTNLVALASQRIALAEPVAQWKWANHKPIEDKPREAQLLADVERRAVGAGIDRDYAHAFFADQIEASKIMQNALFASWRASQAPAGTPPDLATTTRPQFDKLTQSMIAALARVAPLREAPDCQARVARSIANWKTLTRYDSRQSPALDTALSHVCSGGGASAIG; this is encoded by the coding sequence ATGACTTCCTCGTTCCGCACAGCCATCGCCTCGGCCTCGCTTGCCGCCCTGCTCGCCTGCCTGCCGCTGTCGGCCGCCGCCGACGGCGACGACACCCCGCTGACCAACCTGGTCGCCCTCGCCTCGCAGCGCATCGCGCTGGCCGAACCGGTGGCGCAGTGGAAGTGGGCCAACCACAAGCCGATCGAGGACAAGCCGCGCGAGGCCCAGCTGCTCGCCGACGTCGAGCGGCGCGCGGTCGGCGCCGGCATCGACCGCGATTACGCACATGCCTTCTTCGCCGACCAGATCGAGGCGAGCAAGATCATGCAGAACGCGCTGTTCGCGAGCTGGCGCGCCAGTCAGGCGCCCGCGGGCACGCCGCCCGATCTCGCCACCACCACGCGCCCGCAGTTCGACAAGCTCACCCAGTCGATGATCGCCGCGCTCGCGCGCGTCGCGCCGCTGCGCGAGGCGCCCGATTGCCAGGCGCGCGTGGCGCGCAGCATCGCCAACTGGAAAACCTTGACGCGCTATGACTCGCGGCAGTCGCCGGCGCTCGACACGGCGCTCTCGCACGTCTGCTCGGGTGGCGGCGCGAGCGCCATCGGCTGA
- a CDS encoding GlsB/YeaQ/YmgE family stress response membrane protein, which yields MAHGLIMWLIIGAIAGWLAGLLVKGGGFGLIVDIIVGIVGAVIGGWLAGVLGISVGSGFFASIIVAVIGAVILLFIIRLFRRA from the coding sequence ATGGCTCATGGCTTGATTATGTGGCTCATCATCGGCGCGATCGCCGGCTGGCTCGCCGGCCTGCTCGTGAAGGGCGGCGGCTTCGGGCTGATCGTCGACATCATCGTCGGCATCGTCGGTGCCGTGATCGGCGGCTGGCTGGCCGGCGTGCTCGGCATCAGCGTCGGCAGCGGCTTCTTCGCCTCGATCATCGTCGCGGTGATCGGCGCCGTCATCCTGCTGTTCATCATCCGGCTGTTCAGGCGCGCATAA
- a CDS encoding class 1 fructose-bisphosphatase, whose protein sequence is MSISRRTTLSKYLIEQQRENHNLPADLRLLIEVVARACKAISYHVSKGALGEALGTAGSENVQGEVQKKLDILSNEILLDANEWGGNLAAMASEEMETFFPIPENYPRGEYLLVFDPLDGSSNIDVNVSIGTIFSVLRCPDGQQATEQSFLQPGTQQVAAGYAVYGPQTVLVLTTGNGVNCFTLDRELGSWVLTQSNMQIPADTREYAINASNARHWYEPVKRYVDELNAGSEGPRGENFNMRWIASMVADVHRILNRGGIFMYPADARTPDRPGKLRLMYEANPMSFIVEQAGGAATTGSERILEVQPTGLHQRVPVILGSRNEVERVTRYHQEAAAK, encoded by the coding sequence ATGTCCATTTCCCGACGTACCACGCTGTCGAAATACCTGATCGAGCAGCAGCGTGAGAATCACAACCTCCCCGCCGACCTGCGCCTGTTGATCGAAGTGGTCGCGCGCGCCTGCAAGGCGATCAGCTACCACGTCTCGAAGGGCGCGCTCGGCGAGGCGCTCGGCACGGCCGGCAGCGAGAACGTGCAGGGCGAGGTGCAGAAGAAGCTCGACATCCTCTCCAACGAAATCCTGCTCGACGCCAACGAATGGGGCGGCAACCTCGCCGCGATGGCCTCCGAGGAAATGGAGACCTTCTTCCCGATCCCCGAGAACTACCCGCGCGGCGAATACCTGCTGGTGTTCGATCCGCTCGACGGCTCCTCGAACATCGACGTCAACGTCTCGATCGGCACGATCTTCTCGGTGCTGCGCTGCCCGGACGGCCAGCAGGCCACCGAGCAGTCCTTCCTGCAGCCCGGCACCCAGCAGGTCGCGGCCGGCTACGCGGTGTATGGCCCGCAGACGGTGCTGGTGCTGACCACCGGCAACGGCGTGAACTGCTTCACGCTCGACCGCGAACTCGGCTCCTGGGTGTTGACGCAGAGCAACATGCAGATCCCGGCCGATACGCGCGAATACGCGATCAACGCCTCGAACGCGCGCCACTGGTACGAGCCGGTCAAGCGCTACGTGGACGAGCTGAACGCCGGCAGCGAAGGCCCGCGCGGCGAGAACTTCAACATGCGATGGATCGCCTCGATGGTGGCCGACGTGCACCGCATCCTGAACCGCGGCGGCATCTTCATGTACCCGGCCGACGCCCGCACGCCGGACCGCCCGGGCAAGCTGCGCCTGATGTACGAGGCGAACCCGATGTCCTTCATCGTCGAGCAGGCGGGCGGCGCCGCGACCACCGGCAGCGAGCGCATCCTCGAGGTCCAGCCGACCGGCCTGCACCAGCGCGTGCCGGTGATCCTCGGCTCGCGCAACGAGGTCGAGCGCGTGACCCGCTACCACCAGGAAGCGGCCGCGAAGTAA
- the pepN gene encoding aminopeptidase N: MSDTAAQSTVIRRADYTPPAFLIDSVELEFDLVPERTVVRNTMRVRRNPDAAPTPHLELLGESLEFIAARVNGQPVDAVRAHEHGLTVENLPDAFELSIDSACAPAGNTTLSGLYVSSGNFFTQCEAEGFRRITYFLDRPDVMATYTVTLRADRRAYPVLLSNGNLVDSGELPEGRHFAKWEDPFRKPSYLFALVAGKLVAIEETITAASGAKKLLQVWVEPHDLDKTRHAMDSLIHSIHWDERRFGLELDLDRFMIVAVGDFNMGAMENKGLNIFNTKYVLANPETATDVDFANIEAVVGHEYFHNWTGNRVTCRDWFQLSLKEGLTVFRDQEFSADMSAGEADDAGARAVKRIEDVRVLRQLQFAEDAGPMAHPVRPESYVEINNFYTMTVYEKGSEVVRMYQTLFGRDGFRRGMDLYFERHDGQAVTCDDFRHAMADANGRDLAQFERWYSQAGTPRVTVRTAYDAAAKRYTVTLRQGYGEASPAARETQTGPLLIPFAIGLIGPDGQDLPLRLDGEAAAGATTRVLELTETEATYTFVDVPAAPLPSLLRNFSAPVIVEYDYREEELAFLLAHDSDPFNRWEAGQRLATRALLTLAEQAAAGAELALGDAFVEAFRRVLSDDTLSPAFRELALTLPSEAYLADQMREANPAAVHRARQFVRGRLAQALRAEWLAIHERHRTPGEYAPTPEDAGHRALKNLALVYLAELPEPAEAVRLATAQYEGANNMTDRAAALGALLSASAGSAAAEAPARQALADFYQRFEKEALVIDKWFSMQATRRGTAEHPTLDTVRELLAHPAFNLKNPNRARSLIFGFCAANPAQFHAADGSGYAFWADQVLALDALNPQVAARLARSLENWRRFTPALRERMREALERVAAGVKSRDVREIVEKALA; encoded by the coding sequence ATGTCCGATACAGCTGCCCAATCCACCGTGATCCGCCGCGCCGACTACACGCCGCCCGCGTTCCTCATCGACAGCGTCGAGCTCGAATTCGACCTGGTGCCCGAGCGCACGGTGGTGCGCAACACCATGCGCGTGCGCCGCAACCCCGACGCCGCGCCCACGCCGCATCTCGAACTGCTCGGCGAATCGCTGGAATTCATCGCCGCGCGCGTGAACGGCCAGCCGGTGGACGCGGTGCGCGCCCACGAGCACGGCCTGACGGTCGAGAACCTGCCGGACGCCTTCGAGCTGTCGATCGACAGCGCCTGCGCGCCGGCCGGCAACACCACGCTGTCGGGCCTCTACGTGTCGAGCGGCAACTTCTTCACGCAGTGCGAGGCGGAAGGCTTTCGCCGCATCACCTACTTCCTCGACCGCCCCGACGTGATGGCGACCTACACGGTCACGCTGCGCGCCGACAGGCGCGCCTACCCGGTGCTGCTGTCCAACGGCAACCTGGTCGATTCGGGCGAGCTGCCCGAGGGCCGTCACTTCGCCAAGTGGGAAGACCCGTTCCGCAAGCCCAGCTACCTGTTCGCGCTGGTGGCGGGCAAGCTGGTCGCGATCGAGGAGACCATCACCGCCGCCTCGGGCGCGAAGAAGCTGCTGCAGGTCTGGGTCGAGCCGCATGACCTCGACAAGACCCGCCACGCGATGGATTCGCTGATCCACTCGATCCACTGGGACGAGCGGCGCTTCGGCCTGGAGCTCGATCTCGACCGCTTCATGATCGTGGCGGTCGGCGATTTCAACATGGGCGCGATGGAGAACAAGGGGCTCAACATCTTCAACACGAAGTACGTGCTGGCCAATCCCGAGACGGCCACCGACGTCGACTTCGCCAATATCGAGGCGGTGGTCGGCCACGAGTACTTCCACAACTGGACCGGCAACCGCGTGACCTGCCGCGACTGGTTCCAGCTGAGCCTGAAGGAAGGCCTGACGGTGTTCCGCGACCAGGAGTTCTCGGCCGACATGTCGGCCGGCGAGGCCGACGACGCCGGCGCGCGCGCGGTCAAGCGCATCGAGGACGTGCGCGTGCTGCGCCAGTTGCAGTTCGCCGAGGACGCGGGCCCGATGGCGCATCCGGTGCGTCCCGAGAGCTATGTCGAGATCAACAACTTCTACACGATGACGGTCTATGAAAAAGGCTCGGAAGTCGTGCGGATGTACCAGACCCTGTTCGGCCGCGACGGCTTCCGGCGCGGCATGGATCTCTACTTCGAGCGCCACGACGGCCAGGCCGTCACCTGCGACGACTTCCGCCACGCGATGGCCGACGCCAATGGCCGCGACCTGGCCCAGTTCGAGCGCTGGTACAGCCAGGCCGGCACGCCGCGCGTGACGGTCAGGACCGCCTACGACGCCGCCGCCAAGCGCTACACGGTGACGCTGCGCCAGGGTTACGGCGAGGCCTCGCCGGCCGCTCGCGAGACCCAGACCGGGCCGCTGCTGATCCCGTTCGCGATCGGCCTGATCGGCCCCGACGGCCAGGACCTGCCGCTGCGCCTGGACGGCGAGGCCGCCGCCGGCGCCACCACGCGCGTGCTGGAGCTGACCGAGACCGAGGCCACGTACACCTTCGTCGACGTGCCGGCCGCGCCGCTGCCCTCGCTGCTGCGCAACTTCTCGGCGCCGGTGATCGTCGAGTACGACTATCGCGAGGAGGAGCTCGCCTTCCTGCTGGCCCACGACAGCGATCCGTTCAACCGCTGGGAAGCCGGCCAGCGCCTGGCCACGCGGGCCCTGCTCACGCTCGCCGAGCAAGCCGCCGCGGGCGCCGAACTCGCGCTCGGCGACGCCTTCGTCGAAGCCTTCCGCCGCGTGCTGAGCGACGACACGCTCTCGCCGGCCTTCCGCGAACTGGCGCTGACCCTGCCCTCCGAGGCCTACCTGGCCGACCAGATGCGCGAGGCGAACCCGGCCGCCGTGCACCGCGCGCGCCAGTTCGTGCGCGGCCGCCTGGCCCAGGCGCTGCGCGCCGAATGGCTGGCGATCCACGAGCGCCATCGCACGCCGGGCGAGTACGCGCCGACGCCCGAGGACGCCGGCCATCGCGCGCTGAAGAACCTCGCGCTGGTCTACCTGGCCGAGCTGCCGGAACCCGCCGAGGCGGTGCGCCTGGCCACCGCGCAGTACGAGGGCGCCAACAACATGACCGACCGCGCTGCCGCGCTCGGCGCGCTGCTGTCGGCCTCGGCCGGCTCGGCCGCCGCCGAGGCGCCGGCCCGGCAGGCGCTGGCCGATTTTTATCAACGCTTCGAGAAGGAAGCGCTGGTGATCGACAAGTGGTTCTCGATGCAGGCCACGCGCCGCGGCACGGCCGAGCATCCGACGCTGGACACGGTACGCGAGCTGCTCGCGCATCCGGCCTTCAACCTGAAGAACCCGAACCGCGCGCGCTCGCTGATCTTCGGTTTCTGCGCGGCCAACCCGGCGCAATTCCACGCCGCCGACGGCTCGGGTTATGCGTTCTGGGCCGACCAGGTGCTCGCGCTCGATGCGCTGAACCCGCAGGTGGCCGCGCGCCTGGCGCGTTCGCTGGAAAACTGGCGCCGCTTCACGCCGGCGCTGCGCGAGCGCATGCGCGAGGCGCTCGAGCGCGTGGCGGCAGGCGTCAAGTCGCGCGACGTGCGCGAGATCGTCGAGAAGGCGCTCGCCTGA
- a CDS encoding DUF4136 domain-containing protein produces MKANRTFRAALWLASACVVLLSGCASYVSTQVTAFSDWSGSDATRTYAFTRDQDEQNSLEQATYENIVANELSTLAFRRVPAAQARYLVALAYGIKGDLVNVPQPVYYDPWIGPGPYWRGAGAWGGFGPWGPFPAGYVSQTYRVYERSLTIRITERGTGREVYNVSARNSGGGGSLVTAMPYLARSALADFPLGNGSTRTVRLPVDRNGGGPAAPASNERAVPAAAASGAAPAAAAK; encoded by the coding sequence ATGAAAGCGAATCGTACGTTCCGCGCCGCCCTGTGGCTCGCGAGCGCCTGTGTCGTGCTGCTGTCGGGCTGCGCGAGCTATGTGAGCACCCAGGTCACGGCCTTCTCCGACTGGAGCGGCAGCGACGCGACCCGTACCTACGCCTTCACGCGCGACCAGGACGAGCAGAACAGCCTGGAGCAGGCCACCTACGAGAACATCGTCGCCAACGAACTGTCGACGCTCGCGTTCCGGCGCGTGCCGGCCGCCCAGGCGCGCTACCTGGTGGCGCTCGCCTACGGCATCAAGGGCGACCTGGTGAACGTGCCGCAGCCGGTCTACTACGATCCCTGGATCGGGCCTGGCCCTTACTGGCGCGGCGCCGGCGCCTGGGGCGGCTTCGGTCCCTGGGGCCCGTTCCCGGCCGGCTACGTGAGCCAGACCTACCGCGTCTACGAACGCTCGCTGACGATCCGCATCACCGAGCGCGGCACCGGCCGCGAGGTCTACAACGTCAGCGCGCGCAATTCGGGCGGCGGCGGTTCGCTGGTGACGGCGATGCCCTACTTGGCCCGCTCGGCGCTGGCCGACTTCCCGCTCGGCAACGGCTCGACGCGCACCGTGCGCCTGCCGGTGGACCGCAACGGCGGCGGCCCGGCCGCGCCGGCCTCGAACGAGCGCGCGGTGCCGGCTGCCGCGGCTTCCGGCGCCGCGCCGGCGGCCGCCGCGAAATAA
- the guaD gene encoding guanine deaminase, whose product MTQTAFRARLLTFRADPARDADAAVLEDDGLLIVEDGRVVAAGAYAALAGRLAPDAHLTTLRDKLIVPGFIDTHIHYPQTDMIASPAPGLLPWLETYTFPTERRFEDPEHAREVAGFFVDQLLASGTTTALVYCTVHKQSADAFFEASEARNLRMIAGKVLMDRNCPAFLRDTAQSGHDDSAELITRWHGRGRQMYALTPRFAPTSTVEQLEACAELARRHPDVFVQSHVAENVDEVKWAAELFPGHRSYLDIYDRHGLLRPRAVYGHCIHLDDEDRRRIAETGTVIAHCPTSNFFLGSGLFDFDRATEQRASLSLATDVGGGTSFSMLQTMNEAHKVARLSGYHLTATRMFWLATAGAAQALALDDQVGTLAPRSEADFVVLDPRATPLLARRTARAETLEELLFALAMLGDDRAVHSTYAAGRCVHERDAARQAEAALA is encoded by the coding sequence ATGACCCAAACCGCCTTCCGCGCCCGGCTGCTGACCTTTCGCGCAGACCCGGCCCGCGACGCCGACGCCGCCGTGCTCGAGGACGACGGCCTGCTGATCGTCGAGGACGGCCGGGTGGTGGCCGCCGGCGCCTACGCGGCGCTGGCCGGGCGCCTCGCGCCCGACGCCCACCTCACCACGCTGCGCGACAAGCTGATCGTGCCCGGCTTCATCGACACGCACATCCACTATCCGCAGACTGACATGATCGCGTCGCCGGCGCCGGGGCTGCTGCCCTGGCTGGAGACCTACACCTTCCCGACCGAGCGGCGCTTCGAGGATCCGGAGCATGCGCGCGAGGTGGCGGGCTTCTTCGTCGACCAATTGCTGGCCAGCGGCACCACCACGGCGCTGGTCTACTGCACGGTGCACAAGCAGTCGGCCGATGCCTTCTTCGAGGCCAGCGAGGCCAGGAACCTGCGGATGATCGCCGGCAAGGTGCTGATGGACCGCAATTGCCCGGCATTCCTGCGCGATACCGCGCAATCGGGCCACGACGACAGCGCCGAGCTGATCACGCGCTGGCACGGGCGCGGCCGCCAGATGTACGCGCTCACGCCGCGCTTCGCGCCGACCTCGACGGTGGAGCAGCTGGAAGCCTGCGCCGAGCTCGCGCGCCGCCATCCCGACGTGTTCGTGCAGAGCCACGTGGCCGAGAACGTCGACGAGGTGAAGTGGGCGGCCGAGCTGTTCCCCGGCCATCGCAGCTACCTCGACATCTACGATCGCCACGGCCTGCTGCGCCCGCGCGCCGTGTACGGCCATTGCATCCACCTCGACGACGAGGACCGGCGCCGCATCGCCGAGACCGGCACGGTGATCGCCCATTGCCCGACCTCGAACTTCTTCCTCGGCAGCGGCCTGTTCGACTTCGACCGCGCCACCGAGCAGCGCGCGTCGCTGTCGCTGGCCACCGACGTGGGCGGCGGCACCTCGTTCTCGATGCTGCAGACCATGAACGAGGCGCACAAGGTGGCGCGGCTGTCGGGTTATCACCTCACGGCCACGCGCATGTTCTGGCTGGCCACGGCCGGCGCCGCGCAGGCGCTCGCGCTGGATGACCAGGTCGGCACCCTGGCGCCGCGCTCGGAAGCCGACTTCGTGGTGCTCGACCCACGCGCCACGCCGCTGCTGGCGCGCCGCACCGCGCGCGCCGAGACGCTGGAGGAGCTGCTGTTCGCGCTTGCCATGCTCGGCGACGACCGCGCCGTGCACAGCACCTACGCGGCCGGCCGTTGCGTGCACGAGCGCGATGCGGCACGGCAAGCGGAGGCGGCGCTCGCCTGA